A region of Anolis carolinensis isolate JA03-04 unplaced genomic scaffold, rAnoCar3.1.pri scaffold_7, whole genome shotgun sequence DNA encodes the following proteins:
- the LOC103282656 gene encoding putative methyltransferase DDB_G0268948, whose amino-acid sequence MQTQCGGCKQGGARCCCRCGCHSTAASGGGARLCSLSIPSGRSRGGGGATEICRSPREGTRKAGRQAGRMATRMFEGKDHARVYQKYRFTPQEALQKAVFSYLDRKAGAFGLALDVGCGSGQGTLLLASRFQKVVGTDVSPAQVEEAQQAPHPDNVSFLACPAEELPVADGSVDVLTSFTAAHWFDIPRFMREAERVLAPSGCLVLTTNTLDMRLHFRDRDQELTRIFQEFRDLLTPYMSDKVRLVVGDYEEIFEAVPFPSKERITDIVDKVPMSVAELVGYVQSFSMFQAFLKDRPEEAQAQVQRLQERVLEAMGEASPEARLEFWNRQVCILASRGPVPDHDPRS is encoded by the exons ATGCAAACCCAGTGCGGCGGCTGTAAACAAGGCGGCGcccgctgctgctgccgctgcgGCTGCCACTCAACAGCGGCCTCTGGCGGCGGCGCCCGGCTCTGCAGCCTCTCGATCCCTTCCGGGAGGAGTCGTGGAGGGGGAGGCGCCACGGAGATCTGTCGTTCGCCCCGGGAAGGaacaaggaaggcaggcaggcaggcaggcaggatggCGACCCGCATGTTCGAGGGGAAGGACCACGCGCGGGTCTACCAGAAGTACCGCTTCACGCCCCAGGAAGCCCTGCAGAAGGCCGTGTTCTCCTATCTGGACAGAAAG GCGGGTGCCTTCGGCCTGGCGCTGGACGTGGGCTGTGGCTCCGGCCAAGGGACCCTCCTGCTGGCCTCGCGCTTCCAGAAGGTGGTGGGGACGGACGTCAGCCCGGCCCAGGTGGAGGAGGCGCAGCAGGCCCCACACCCGGACAACGTCTCCTTCCT GGCCTGCCCGGCGGAGGAGCTGCCCGTTGCGGACGGGTCGGTGGACGTGTTGACCTCCTTCACGGCGGCGCATTGGTTCGACATCCCGCGGTTCATGCGTGAGGCGGAGCGTGTCCTCGCGCCCTCCGGCTGCCTGGTCCTGACCACCAACACCCTCGACATGCGCCTGCACTTCCGGGACCGCGACCAGGAGCTCACACGCATCTTCCAAGAG TTCCGGGACCTGCTCACGCCGTACATGAGCGACAAAGTCCGCCTGGTTGTCGGCGACTACGAAGAGATCTTTGAGGCCGTGCCCTTCCCGAGCAAAGAGCG GATCACCGACATCGTGGACAAGGTCCCCATGAGCGTGGCCGAGCTGGTGGGCTACGTCCAGTCCTTCTCCATGTTCCAGGCCTTCCTGAAGGACCGCCCGGAGGAGGCCCAAGCCCAGGTGCAGCGCCTCCAGGAGAG GGTCCTGGAGGCGATGGGAGAGGCTTCCCCGGAGGCCCGGCTGGAGTTCTGGAACCGGCAGGTGTGCATCCTGGCCTCCCGCGGCCCCGTTCCTGACCACGATCCCCGTTCCTGA
- the ncf1 gene encoding neutrophil cytosol factor 1 — MGDRGAYIRHIELLGFEKRFLPSQHYVYMFLVKWHDLTEKVVYRKFTEIYEFHKTLKEMFPIESGDINIENRIIPHLPAPKWIDSQRSTQNRQNTLSEYFSALINLPRKISRCELVLGFFKVRPDDLNPPNTGHLKKPETYLMPKDSKKIAEDITGPIILQTYRAIADYEKSSSTEMGVKAGDAVDVVEKSESGWWFCQQKNRRGWVPAAYLEPMDGPDESEEQEPNYAGELHVVRKGYTAAQEDEISLKEGETIEVIHKLLDGWWVVRKDEATGYYPSMYLQKAGEEKAPENNHQLRNKAAPPRRSTIRNIKSIHSQSRKQISQETYRRNSVKYMQSRKRLRGNNLLNKGGAILEKDEREDGKQPKAQPAIPPRPSKDLILTRCSESTKSRVK; from the exons ATGGGTGACCGGGGAGCCTACATCCGACACATTGAGCTTCTTGGCTTTGAGAAGAGGTTTCTCCCAAGTCAACACTAT GTTTACATGTTTCTGGTGAAATGGCACGATCTCACCGAAAAAGTCGTCTATCGGAAGTTCACCGAGATATACGAGTTCCAT AAAACCTTGAAGGAGATGTTCCCGATTGAATCCGGGGATATTAATATCGAGAATCGGATCATTCCACACTTACCAG CACCAAAGTGGATTGACAGCCAGCGATCCACCCAGAACAGGCAGAACACTCTCTCCGAGTACTTCTCGGCCCTCATCAACCTCCCGCGCAAGATCTCCCGGTGCGAACTCGTCCTGGGTTTCTTCAAAGTCAGACCGGACGACCTCAATCCTCCCAACACAGGCCA CCTCAAGAAGCCAGAGACCTATTTAATGCCCAAGGACTCCAAGAAGATCGCAGAAG ACATCACAGGGCCCATCATCCTGCAGACCTACCGGGCGATTGCAGACTACGAGAAGAGCTCCAGCACCGAGATGGGGGTCAAGGCGGGGGACGCCGTGGACGTTGTGGAGAAGAGCGAGAGCG GCTGGTGGTTCTGTCAGCAAAAGAACAGACGTGGTTGGGTCCCTGCTGCCTACCTGGAACCGATGGACGGCCCCGACGAGTCCGAAGAGCAGGAGCCCAATTACGCGG GCGAGCTCCACGTCGTCCGCAAAGGCTACACGGCTGCCCAGGAGGACGAGATCTCGCTCAAGGAAGGAGAGACCATCGAAGTCATCCACAAACTGCTGGACGGGTGGTGGGTCGTCAG GAAGGACGAGGCCACCGGCTACTATCCCTCCATGTACCTGCAGAAAGCGGGCGAGGAGAAGGCCCCGGAGAACAACCACCAGCTGAGGAACAAGGCCGCCCCACCACGAAG ATCCACCATCCGAAACATCAAGAGCATCCACAGCCAGAGCCGCAAGCAGATCAGCCAGGAGACGTACAGGCGAAACAGCGTGAAATACATGCAGAGCCGGAAGAGGCTGAGAGGCAACAACCTCCTGAACAAAGGCGGTGCGATCT tGGAGAAGGACGAGAGGGAGGACGGGAAGCAGCCCAAGGCCCAGCCGGCCATCCCTCCGCGGCCCAGCAAAGACCTGATCCTGACCCGCTGCTCCGAGAGCACCAAGAGCAGGGTCAAGTGA